In Phacochoerus africanus isolate WHEZ1 chromosome 1, ROS_Pafr_v1, whole genome shotgun sequence, the following are encoded in one genomic region:
- the LOC125123318 gene encoding cytochrome c oxidase subunit NDUFA4-like produces the protein MLCQILNQAKKHPSLIPLFVFIGARGSGAVRYVTCLALFNPDVSWDRKNNPEPWSKLGPNDQYKFFAVNVDYSTMKKEGADF, from the coding sequence ATGCTCTGCCAGATTCTCAATCAGGCCAAGAAGCATCCTAGCTTAATCCCTCTCTTTGTATTTATTGGTGCAAGAGGTTCTGGAGCAGTACGGTATGTCACGTGCCTGGCATTGTTCAATCCAGATGTCAGTTGGGACAGGAAGAATAATCCAGAACCGTGGAGTAAACTCGGTCCTAATGATCAATACAAGTTCTTTGCAGTGAATGTAGATTACAGCACAATGAAGAAAGAAGGTGCAGATTTCTAA